In the Flavobacterium pallidum genome, one interval contains:
- a CDS encoding phosphoribosylaminoimidazolesuccinocarboxamide synthase — MSNTITRTDFNFPGQKSVYHGKVRDVYNINDELLVMVATDRLSAFDVVMPKGIPFKGQILNQIATRFMELTQDIVPNWLVATPDPNVAVGHLCEPFKVEMVIRGYLSGHAAREYALGKRMLCGVVLPEGLKENDKFPQPIITPTTKADNGEHDMDISREEILSKGIVSEEDYLVLENYTHALFQRGTHIAAGRGLILVDTKYEFGKTKDGRIVLIDEIHTPDSSRYFYGEGYQARQDHNEEQKQLSKEFVRQWLIANGFQGKDGQQIPDMDQAYIDSVSERYIELYENILGEHFVKADIDAISERIEKNVLDFLKK; from the coding sequence ATGAGCAATACGATTACCCGGACGGATTTCAATTTCCCCGGACAGAAATCCGTTTACCACGGCAAGGTCCGTGATGTTTACAATATCAATGATGAGCTTTTAGTGATGGTCGCTACGGACAGGCTTTCCGCGTTTGATGTGGTGATGCCAAAAGGAATTCCGTTTAAAGGCCAGATCCTGAACCAGATTGCCACGCGTTTTATGGAATTGACTCAGGATATCGTCCCCAACTGGCTCGTCGCCACGCCGGACCCGAATGTCGCGGTAGGACATTTATGTGAACCGTTTAAGGTGGAAATGGTCATCCGCGGTTACCTTTCAGGCCATGCTGCGCGCGAATATGCTTTGGGTAAAAGGATGCTTTGCGGTGTCGTGCTTCCCGAAGGATTGAAGGAAAACGATAAATTCCCGCAACCTATTATTACACCCACCACAAAAGCGGATAACGGTGAACACGATATGGACATTTCAAGAGAAGAAATCCTGTCGAAAGGCATTGTTTCTGAGGAGGATTATCTGGTGCTGGAAAATTATACCCATGCTTTATTCCAAAGGGGAACGCATATTGCCGCTGGCCGCGGGTTAATTCTTGTCGATACAAAATACGAATTCGGGAAGACCAAAGACGGCAGGATTGTCCTGATCGATGAAATCCATACGCCGGATTCCTCACGTTATTTTTACGGAGAAGGCTATCAGGCGAGGCAGGACCATAACGAGGAGCAGAAACAGCTTTCGAAGGAATTTGTACGCCAATGGCTGATCGCGAATGGTTTCCAGGGCAAGGACGGACAGCAGATCCCGGATATGGATCAGGCATATATCGACAGTGTTTCGGAAAGGTATATTGAATTGTATGAAAATATCCTGGGTGAGCATTTTGTAAAGGCTGATATCGATGCAATTTCGGAAAGGATTGAGAAGAATGTGTTGGATTTTCTGAAGAAGTAG
- a CDS encoding glycosyltransferase family 2 protein → MKIAVVILNWNGKSLLEKFLPSVVRYSPEAVIYVADNASADTSVEFVKTAYPSIKIIRNKGNFGFAKGYNDALQFVEEDIYALVNSDIEVTENWLQPVMATFETENNTAAIQPKILDYKNKTYFEYAGAAGGFIDQYGYPFCRGRVFDTVEKDEGQYNDPMKIFWASGACFFIRKDVYRTLGGFDDTFFAHQEEIDLCWRIFNKGYAIEYVPKSTVFHVGGATLQQGSPRKTFLNFRNSLLMLTKNLPKKKLYIILFLRLILDGLAGIQFLSKGKFSHFFAILKAHFSFYGRFNEALRKRDVSQSGDYYKIESVIKSYYLQGKRTYNDLF, encoded by the coding sequence ATGAAAATTGCCGTCGTCATATTAAACTGGAATGGCAAATCATTGCTGGAAAAATTCCTGCCGTCAGTGGTAAGATATTCTCCGGAAGCAGTGATTTATGTTGCCGACAATGCTTCGGCAGATACTTCAGTGGAATTTGTAAAAACAGCTTATCCTTCCATAAAAATTATCCGAAACAAGGGCAATTTCGGCTTTGCAAAAGGATATAACGACGCTTTGCAGTTTGTTGAAGAAGACATTTATGCTTTGGTGAATTCAGATATTGAAGTGACCGAAAACTGGCTGCAGCCTGTGATGGCAACTTTTGAAACGGAAAATAATACCGCAGCAATCCAGCCTAAAATACTGGATTATAAAAATAAAACCTATTTTGAATATGCCGGTGCCGCCGGTGGATTTATTGATCAATATGGGTATCCGTTTTGCCGGGGAAGGGTTTTCGACACGGTGGAAAAAGACGAAGGGCAATACAATGATCCGATGAAAATTTTCTGGGCATCCGGTGCCTGTTTTTTTATACGAAAAGATGTTTACAGGACTTTAGGCGGTTTTGACGATACTTTCTTTGCGCACCAGGAAGAAATCGATTTGTGCTGGCGTATTTTCAATAAGGGATATGCCATTGAATATGTTCCGAAATCTACAGTATTCCACGTTGGCGGTGCAACGTTACAACAGGGCAGCCCAAGGAAAACATTCCTTAATTTCCGGAATTCCTTATTGATGCTGACCAAAAATCTACCTAAAAAAAAACTGTATATCATTCTTTTCCTAAGGCTTATACTCGACGGGCTTGCAGGAATCCAGTTTTTATCTAAAGGAAAATTCAGTCATTTTTTTGCCATATTAAAAGCGCATTTCTCTTTTTACGGACGGTTTAATGAGGCTTTACGCAAGCGTGATGTATCTCAATCGGGTGATTATTACAAAATTGAAAGTGTCATAAAATCCTATTATTTACAAGGAAAAAGAACGTATAATGACTTGTTTTAA
- a CDS encoding AMP-dependent synthetase/ligase, with translation MTQITRLFDFPYHQLEKHDLKEALVTKYNGAWIATSTREYITKANAVSRALLRMGVKKDDKIAVISSSNRTEWNIMDIGILQTGAQNVPIYPTISEDDYQYILNHSESKYCFVSDTEVLAKVNQIRANVPSLEKVFCFDQIEGCEHWETLLTLGKDDSNQADVEQIKSTIHTDDLATIIYTSGTTGKPKGVMLSHKNIVANVLGSAPRIPFEEGKSRALSFLPICHIYERMILYIYQYYGVSVYFAESIDKLVDNLKEAQPNVITAVPRLLEKVYDRIYAKGTELTGIKKKLFFWAIDLGLKYEPDGKNGFWYEFQLSIARKLIFSKWKEGLGGKLELMVSGSAALQPRLARVFAAAEIYVMEGYGLTETSPVIAVNDRRNGGFKIGTVGRVIENVEVKIAEDGEILCKGPNIMMGYYKDPEKTAEVLQGGYFHTGDIGVIDNEGFLKITDRKKEMFKTSGGKYIAPQLLENAMKQSRFIEQIMVIGDGEKMPGAFIQPNFEFVKEWARLHHINIGSTHKEIANNADVIKRIDEEVEALNKKFGNWEQIKRFELTPEIWSIDGGELTPTLKLKRKIVMEKYRDLYQKIYGNS, from the coding sequence ATGACACAAATTACCCGGCTATTCGATTTCCCATACCACCAGCTTGAAAAACACGATTTAAAAGAAGCGCTTGTGACCAAATACAACGGTGCCTGGATAGCAACTTCAACAAGGGAATATATTACGAAAGCCAATGCCGTATCCCGGGCACTGCTGCGTATGGGTGTGAAAAAAGACGACAAGATTGCCGTGATTTCTTCTTCAAACCGCACCGAATGGAACATCATGGACATCGGGATTTTACAGACCGGCGCGCAGAATGTCCCGATTTACCCGACGATTTCCGAAGACGATTACCAATACATATTAAACCATTCCGAATCGAAATACTGTTTTGTTTCCGATACCGAAGTGTTGGCAAAAGTAAACCAGATCCGGGCCAATGTGCCTTCGCTGGAAAAAGTCTTCTGTTTTGACCAGATTGAAGGCTGTGAGCATTGGGAAACATTGCTCACACTCGGAAAAGATGACAGTAACCAGGCGGACGTGGAGCAAATAAAATCGACCATACACACCGATGACCTGGCTACCATCATTTACACTTCAGGTACTACAGGAAAACCGAAAGGCGTCATGCTTTCGCATAAGAATATCGTGGCAAATGTACTGGGTAGTGCGCCAAGGATCCCTTTTGAAGAAGGAAAAAGCCGTGCGCTGAGCTTCCTGCCCATCTGCCATATTTATGAAAGGATGATCCTGTACATCTACCAATATTATGGCGTTTCGGTATATTTCGCGGAATCCATCGACAAGCTTGTGGATAATTTAAAAGAAGCACAACCCAATGTGATTACGGCCGTACCACGCCTCCTGGAAAAAGTATACGACAGGATTTATGCCAAAGGAACCGAACTCACCGGCATTAAAAAGAAATTATTTTTCTGGGCGATTGATTTGGGGCTGAAATATGAGCCTGATGGCAAAAACGGATTTTGGTATGAATTCCAGCTTTCGATTGCGCGTAAACTGATATTCAGTAAATGGAAAGAAGGCCTCGGCGGGAAACTTGAGCTGATGGTTTCAGGCAGCGCCGCACTGCAACCACGACTGGCACGTGTTTTCGCTGCTGCAGAAATTTATGTAATGGAAGGCTACGGTTTGACTGAAACTTCACCGGTAATTGCTGTAAACGACAGGCGAAACGGCGGATTTAAAATCGGCACAGTAGGCCGTGTCATTGAAAACGTCGAGGTAAAAATTGCTGAAGATGGCGAAATCCTCTGCAAAGGCCCGAATATCATGATGGGCTATTATAAAGATCCTGAAAAAACGGCAGAGGTATTGCAGGGCGGTTATTTCCATACCGGCGATATAGGGGTGATTGACAACGAAGGTTTCCTGAAGATTACCGACAGGAAAAAGGAAATGTTCAAGACTTCGGGTGGGAAATACATAGCACCGCAGTTGCTTGAAAATGCGATGAAACAATCCCGGTTTATCGAGCAGATTATGGTCATCGGCGATGGCGAAAAGATGCCGGGCGCTTTTATCCAGCCTAATTTTGAATTTGTGAAGGAATGGGCGAGGCTGCATCATATCAACATCGGCAGTACACATAAAGAAATCGCAAACAATGCCGATGTCATCAAACGCATCGATGAGGAAGTGGAAGCATTGAATAAGAAATTCGGCAACTGGGAACAGATCAAGCGTTTTGAACTCACTCCTGAAATCTGGTCGATTGATGGCGGCGAACTCACCCCTACCCTGAAACTGAAACGTAAAATCGTTATGGAGAAATACCGCGACCTTTACCAAAAGATTTATGGCAACTCGTGA
- the holA gene encoding DNA polymerase III subunit delta produces MDEVVKIVNDIKAGSIKPIYFLMGEEPYYIDKLSDYIEENVLSEEEKGFNQSVLYGRDVSMEDIIGSAKRYPMMAERQVVIVKEAQELAKTIDKLEGYADNPMPSTVLVFCYKYKTLDKRKKVTKLLEKNGLVYESKKLYENQVGQWITRVLQGKGYTMEPKANAMLVEFLGTDLSKISNELDKLQIILPKGTVINAKHIEENIGFSKDYNVFELRKAIGDKNQVKAYQIAHYFAENPKENPMVVTTSLVFSFFLSLLQYHGLKDRNPKNVASVLKVNPYFLKDYDIALRNYPMKKVSAIVAALRDIDVKSKGVGANSLSNADLLKEMLVHIFS; encoded by the coding sequence ATGGATGAAGTCGTAAAAATCGTTAACGATATCAAAGCCGGAAGCATTAAACCCATTTATTTCCTGATGGGCGAGGAGCCGTATTATATCGACAAACTGTCTGATTATATTGAAGAAAATGTATTGTCGGAAGAGGAAAAAGGCTTCAACCAGTCGGTGTTGTATGGCCGCGACGTGAGTATGGAAGACATTATCGGTTCGGCCAAAAGATATCCGATGATGGCCGAAAGGCAGGTGGTCATCGTCAAGGAAGCACAGGAACTTGCGAAAACCATCGATAAGCTCGAAGGTTACGCCGACAATCCGATGCCGTCCACGGTTTTGGTTTTCTGTTATAAATACAAGACACTCGACAAACGCAAGAAAGTTACCAAGCTCCTGGAAAAAAACGGACTCGTTTACGAAAGTAAAAAGCTATATGAAAACCAGGTAGGGCAGTGGATCACGCGTGTGTTGCAGGGCAAGGGCTATACAATGGAGCCAAAAGCGAATGCGATGCTGGTGGAATTCCTCGGCACTGATTTAAGTAAAATCAGCAACGAGCTCGACAAACTCCAGATTATTTTACCCAAAGGCACCGTAATCAATGCGAAACATATTGAGGAAAATATCGGTTTCAGTAAAGATTATAATGTTTTTGAACTGCGTAAAGCCATCGGTGATAAAAACCAGGTGAAGGCTTACCAGATCGCGCACTATTTTGCTGAAAACCCTAAGGAAAATCCGATGGTCGTGACAACGAGCCTTGTTTTCAGTTTCTTTTTAAGCCTGTTGCAATACCATGGGCTGAAAGACAGGAATCCGAAAAATGTAGCTTCCGTTTTGAAGGTCAATCCTTATTTCCTTAAGGACTACGACATTGCACTGAGGAATTACCCGATGAAGAAAGTCAGCGCCATCGTTGCTGCCTTACGCGATATTGATGTAAAAAGTAAAGGTGTAGGTGCCAATTCGCTTTCCAATGCAGATTTATTGAAGGAAATGCTGGTGCATATTTTTAGTTAA
- a CDS encoding GNAT family N-acetyltransferase, which produces MATREFNIRAYDAADKPRLLELLQWNTPKYFAPSESADYNYYLDNEIELYYVIEAEGVIIGGGGINFEAEQTTAKISWDCIHPGFQGTGAGTALLQYRLHVLKGMEQLREICVRTSQLAYGFYSKNGFELTKTVDDYWAEGFDLYKMVYKR; this is translated from the coding sequence ATGGCAACTCGTGAATTCAATATCCGGGCTTATGATGCAGCCGACAAACCCCGATTGCTGGAATTGTTACAGTGGAATACTCCGAAATATTTTGCTCCAAGCGAATCAGCCGATTATAACTATTACCTCGACAATGAAATTGAACTGTATTACGTAATTGAAGCTGAAGGTGTCATTATCGGTGGCGGGGGCATTAATTTTGAAGCCGAACAAACGACTGCAAAAATCAGCTGGGACTGCATCCATCCCGGTTTTCAGGGCACTGGCGCGGGAACGGCTTTGTTGCAGTACCGGCTCCATGTGTTGAAGGGTATGGAACAGCTTCGCGAAATTTGCGTCAGGACTTCACAGCTCGCTTATGGTTTTTACTCAAAAAATGGATTTGAGCTTACGAAAACCGTCGACGATTACTGGGCAGAAGGTTTTGATTTGTATAAGATGGTTTACAAACGATAA
- a CDS encoding Crp/Fnr family transcriptional regulator: MYDQIDAAISRYVSFTAAELEIFHSLLEYKKVPRKTVMLREGEKCDFEAFVVSGCIRKYYIDANGFEVILQFALEDAWVSDVSFSIFETKPSQLYIETLEDCEFLMFTSEAKEALFAKAPKFERAFRILLMRNMAVTQNRLFNTIAKTATEKYLEFIAQYPTIPQRVAQHHIASYLGISAEFLSKIRTRLARK, encoded by the coding sequence ATGTACGACCAAATCGACGCTGCCATTTCCCGCTATGTTTCTTTCACAGCTGCTGAACTCGAAATATTCCATTCGTTGCTGGAATATAAAAAAGTGCCTCGTAAGACGGTCATGCTGCGTGAAGGCGAAAAGTGCGATTTTGAAGCATTTGTAGTCAGCGGCTGCATCCGCAAATATTATATTGATGCGAATGGCTTTGAGGTGATCCTGCAATTTGCACTCGAAGATGCCTGGGTCAGCGATGTGTCGTTCAGCATATTTGAAACCAAACCGAGCCAGTTGTATATCGAGACTTTGGAGGATTGCGAATTCCTGATGTTTACATCGGAAGCCAAAGAAGCCCTTTTTGCCAAAGCGCCAAAGTTCGAGCGTGCCTTCCGGATCCTGCTCATGCGCAACATGGCTGTGACCCAAAACCGGCTGTTCAATACCATTGCAAAAACTGCCACTGAAAAATACCTTGAATTTATTGCACAATATCCGACCATCCCGCAGCGCGTGGCACAACACCATATCGCTTCCTACTTAGGGATTTCGGCTGAATTCCTGAGTAAGATCAGGACAAGGCTGGCGAGGAAATAG
- a CDS encoding type I restriction enzyme HsdR N-terminal domain-containing protein, with protein MQQLNFPTYDFRFKNSENKISIFDPIRKKFVILTPEEWVRQHVVQFFLQQKKYPHSLINVEKLLKVNDLTKRYDAVVFHNNGHINILVECKAPEVRITQNTFDQIARYNMVMKADYLMVTNGHNHYFCRMDFENGRYVFLKDLPDFGAKTHII; from the coding sequence ATGCAGCAGCTCAATTTCCCGACATACGATTTCAGGTTCAAAAATAGCGAAAATAAAATCTCGATCTTTGACCCGATACGTAAAAAATTCGTAATCCTTACACCGGAAGAATGGGTGCGGCAGCATGTGGTGCAATTTTTTTTACAACAGAAAAAATATCCTCATTCGCTGATCAATGTTGAAAAACTGCTGAAGGTAAACGATTTAACCAAACGCTACGATGCTGTGGTTTTCCACAACAACGGCCACATCAATATACTGGTGGAATGCAAAGCGCCCGAAGTGCGGATTACCCAAAATACTTTCGACCAGATTGCACGCTATAATATGGTCATGAAAGCAGATTACCTGATGGTGACTAATGGACATAATCATTATTTTTGCCGCATGGATTTTGAAAATGGACGCTACGTATTCCTGAAGGATTTACCGGATTTTGGTGCAAAAACCCACATCATATGA
- a CDS encoding MmcQ/YjbR family DNA-binding protein, with the protein MDIEDLREICMKMPHATEDIKWGQDLCFCIAGKMFCVTGLDQQPTSASFKVTDEEFDELSSRSGFRPAPYVARYKWVLADDITIMPKSDWEKYLKQSYELVKAKLPAKVRKEL; encoded by the coding sequence ATGGACATCGAAGACCTCCGCGAAATCTGCATGAAAATGCCTCATGCCACAGAAGATATCAAATGGGGACAGGACCTTTGCTTTTGTATAGCTGGGAAAATGTTCTGCGTTACAGGACTGGACCAACAACCAACTTCAGCTTCATTTAAAGTCACCGATGAAGAGTTTGACGAATTGTCTTCACGGTCGGGTTTCCGTCCGGCGCCGTATGTAGCACGCTACAAATGGGTTTTGGCAGATGATATTACTATTATGCCAAAATCGGATTGGGAAAAATACCTGAAACAGTCATATGAGTTGGTGAAGGCGAAATTGCCCGCGAAGGTGAGAAAGGAATTGTGA